In Anaerolineae bacterium, a single window of DNA contains:
- the ruvC gene encoding crossover junction endodeoxyribonuclease RuvC, with protein sequence MLVLGLDPGTATTGYGLVREHEDGTLEAVAFGVIRTPPDLPMARRLQIIYRELTALIEVHHPDAAAIEQMFFGRNITTAITVAQARGVQLLALENARLPIREYKPSQIKQSIAGYGNAPKAQMQEMVRVLLDLEEVPHPDDAADALAVAITDINSGRYERLTLE encoded by the coding sequence ATGCTGGTGCTTGGCCTGGACCCCGGGACGGCGACAACGGGCTACGGCCTGGTACGGGAACATGAGGATGGCACGCTGGAGGCGGTGGCCTTCGGGGTAATTCGTACGCCGCCAGACCTGCCAATGGCCCGGCGATTGCAGATCATCTACCGCGAACTGACCGCCCTGATCGAGGTCCATCACCCGGATGCAGCAGCCATTGAGCAAATGTTCTTTGGCCGCAACATCACCACGGCAATCACCGTCGCCCAGGCGCGCGGGGTGCAGTTGCTGGCTCTGGAAAACGCCCGGCTGCCGATCCGGGAATACAAGCCCAGCCAGATCAAGCAGTCCATTGCCGGCTATGGCAATGCGCCAAAAGCTCAGATGCAGGAGATGGTGCGGGTGCTGCTTGACCTGGAGGAAGTGCCGCACCCAGACGACGCCGCTGATGCACTGGCGGTGGCCATCACCGACATCAACAGCGGACGCTACGAACGGCTCACGCTGGAGTAG
- the ruvA gene encoding Holliday junction branch migration protein RuvA yields MIASIQGQVVYQGRDHLIVLVGGIGLRVMVPRTVFDLIDGPGHTIRLATHLDVKEDSLTLYGFVDDAERELFELLNTISGVGPRLALNILSTLSAGQLRASIAQGDSQILTRVPGIGKKKAEKIAFDLKDKLPVVGPPELAGLYDVDSDVLDALVSLGYSIVEAQAAVQSIPRDAPDDLEERVRLALSYFS; encoded by the coding sequence ATGATCGCAAGTATTCAGGGCCAGGTGGTATACCAGGGCAGAGATCACCTGATTGTGCTGGTGGGCGGGATCGGGCTGCGGGTGATGGTTCCGCGCACGGTCTTCGACCTGATTGATGGCCCCGGCCACACCATCCGCCTGGCTACCCACCTGGATGTAAAAGAGGATTCGCTGACCCTCTATGGCTTTGTCGATGATGCCGAACGCGAGCTTTTTGAGCTGCTCAACACGATCAGCGGCGTCGGCCCCCGCCTGGCCCTGAACATTCTCAGCACCCTCAGCGCTGGTCAGCTCCGCGCCAGCATCGCCCAGGGCGACAGCCAGATTCTCACCCGTGTGCCGGGCATCGGCAAGAAGAAAGCGGAAAAGATCGCCTTCGACCTGAAGGACAAGCTCCCGGTGGTCGGCCCGCCGGAACTGGCCGGGTTGTATGACGTCGACTCCGACGTCCTGGACGCCCTGGTATCGCTGGGCTATAGCATTGTCGAAGCGCAGGCGGCTGTACAATCGATCCCGCGTGACGCGCCTGATGACCTCGAAGAGCGGGTGCGCCTGGCGCTCAGCTACTTCTCCTAG
- a CDS encoding LCP family protein, with protein MRTWLRRLLRVFFALIPLAAVAAALYWGISVLQEQREAEARAVAYAATATALVPTITPTASATATASLTPTYTSTPTATFTPTDTPTATATPTATATPTATPSLTPTITPTPAATLTYTLIPTNTPSHTPTYTPSFTPTATATPTATATPSATPTRTPFPTNTLPPSPTLDAPTAVPATATPRPLPTILYPPEYTPQAPPVTAIPTQAPLADRHGYDIMNIILLGSDGEVEPTDPSYRTDTMIIVSINRTTGTVNMLPLPRDLFVFIPGWTMQRLNLAYQRGETVGWTDGGFGLLRQTILYNFGIPIHYYASIDFDGFQTIIDTLGGVDIAVDCAIQDYRFEGWDQWNKPIYRLYTLPVGLHHLDGDMALWYARSRRNSSDFDRGRRQMQLLLAIYREAKEQGLLARAIDLWPRLNEIVETNLTLPDIIGLLPVALNLDPSRIRSFNFIRTYHTTPWQPPDGAYVQLPNWEPISQLLYNFYQPPTENRLVQEGARIEVVNGTPNEGWAWVAADRLAWEGFVPIVNEASDQRDYAHTEIIDFTGRTKGSSLNGIMAALNVSANNVRVEPDPNSPVDFRVILGQDYNSCTFGVLPPEATPTPSPTPAS; from the coding sequence ATGCGAACCTGGCTCAGGCGACTGTTGCGCGTGTTCTTTGCTCTGATACCGCTGGCGGCGGTGGCTGCCGCCCTTTACTGGGGAATCAGCGTACTGCAGGAGCAGAGGGAAGCTGAGGCGCGCGCCGTAGCCTATGCAGCCACCGCGACCGCACTGGTGCCGACGATCACGCCCACAGCCAGCGCCACCGCCACGGCCTCACTAACGCCAACATACACGTCTACGCCAACAGCCACCTTCACACCAACAGATACGCCCACGGCTACTGCCACGCCGACCGCTACCGCCACACCGACGGCCACACCCAGCCTGACGCCAACTATCACCCCAACACCGGCGGCGACGCTGACCTACACCCTGATCCCGACCAACACGCCCAGCCACACGCCGACATATACACCGTCCTTCACGCCCACGGCCACAGCCACGCCCACCGCCACGGCGACACCGTCAGCCACACCAACGCGCACACCCTTCCCAACCAACACGCTTCCGCCCAGTCCAACTCTGGATGCACCAACCGCCGTACCAGCCACGGCCACCCCGCGCCCGCTGCCGACGATTCTCTACCCGCCGGAATATACCCCACAGGCGCCGCCGGTAACCGCCATCCCGACTCAGGCGCCGCTGGCTGACCGGCACGGCTACGACATCATGAACATCATCCTGCTGGGCAGTGATGGCGAGGTAGAACCGACCGATCCCAGCTACCGCACGGACACCATGATCATCGTGTCGATCAACCGCACCACCGGCACGGTGAACATGCTGCCCCTGCCGCGCGACCTGTTCGTCTTCATCCCCGGCTGGACGATGCAGCGCCTGAATCTGGCTTACCAGCGCGGCGAAACGGTGGGTTGGACGGACGGCGGCTTTGGCCTGTTGCGGCAGACCATCCTGTACAATTTCGGCATCCCGATCCACTACTACGCCAGCATTGACTTCGACGGCTTCCAGACGATTATCGACACCCTTGGCGGCGTGGACATTGCGGTCGACTGCGCCATTCAGGATTACCGCTTCGAGGGCTGGGACCAGTGGAACAAGCCCATCTACCGGCTGTACACCCTGCCAGTCGGCCTGCACCACCTGGACGGCGATATGGCCCTGTGGTATGCGCGCTCCCGCCGCAACAGCAGCGACTTTGACCGGGGACGCCGCCAGATGCAACTGCTGCTGGCCATCTACCGGGAAGCCAAAGAGCAGGGTCTGCTGGCCCGCGCCATTGACCTTTGGCCGCGCTTGAACGAGATCGTCGAGACCAACCTGACTCTCCCGGATATCATCGGCTTGCTGCCCGTTGCTTTGAACCTGGACCCCAGCCGCATCCGCAGCTTCAACTTCATCCGGACTTACCACACCACCCCCTGGCAACCGCCGGATGGCGCGTATGTCCAGCTCCCCAACTGGGAGCCAATCTCCCAGCTCCTCTACAACTTCTACCAGCCACCGACCGAGAACCGGCTGGTGCAGGAAGGCGCGCGTATCGAGGTCGTCAACGGCACGCCTAACGAAGGCTGGGCCTGGGTCGCCGCCGACCGCCTGGCCTGGGAAGGCTTCGTGCCCATTGTCAATGAAGCCAGTGATCAGCGGGACTATGCCCATACCGAGATCATCGACTTCACCGGACGGACAAAAGGCAGCAGCCTCAACGGGATCATGGCTGCGCTGAACGTCAGCGCCAACAACGTGCGCGTCGAACCTGATCCTAACAGCCCGGTGGACTTCCGGGTGATCCTCGGCCAAGACTACAACTCGTGCACCTTCGGCGTCCTACCACCGGAAGCAACGCCGACGCCTTCACCAACACCGGCAAGTTAG
- a CDS encoding sulfatase-like hydrolase/transferase: protein MNKTILVVLDACRPDGLIQAHTPYLDSLWLTGAYTWTAQATVPSYTLPCHMSMFRGVPAAKHGVTGNTYSPSAQAYPSILEIAHAAGKHVAVFHSWEELRDLAAPGNVDLSYYRAYREDEDTDAIVARIAADYVIAHQPDLTFLYLARPDYIGHLAGWMSPAYLAAIEQSDRDLGAFLERLTAAGVRDRFTLLILSDHGGHDHDHGSDRPEDLLIPWILNGPAIRRSYALTTPVHIYDTAATLAALLDLPLPPQWDGVPVREAWASPIKDTRP, encoded by the coding sequence ATGAACAAGACGATTCTGGTTGTGCTGGATGCCTGCCGCCCGGATGGACTGATCCAGGCCCATACGCCATACCTGGACAGCCTGTGGCTGACCGGCGCGTATACCTGGACTGCGCAGGCCACAGTGCCCAGCTATACCCTGCCCTGCCACATGAGCATGTTCCGGGGGGTTCCGGCAGCCAAGCATGGCGTGACCGGCAATACTTATTCGCCCTCGGCTCAGGCTTACCCCAGTATTCTGGAGATCGCTCATGCCGCCGGGAAACATGTCGCTGTGTTTCATAGCTGGGAGGAATTGCGCGATCTCGCTGCACCGGGCAATGTTGATCTGAGCTACTACCGGGCCTATCGGGAAGATGAGGATACGGATGCCATCGTTGCCCGGATCGCCGCGGACTATGTGATCGCCCACCAGCCCGATCTGACCTTCCTCTACCTGGCCCGGCCTGACTACATCGGCCATCTTGCCGGCTGGATGTCCCCTGCTTACCTTGCCGCCATCGAGCAAAGCGACCGCGATCTGGGCGCTTTCCTTGAGCGGCTGACCGCCGCCGGCGTCCGCGACCGCTTCACGCTACTCATTCTGTCCGATCATGGCGGGCACGACCACGATCACGGCTCTGACCGCCCGGAAGACCTGCTCATCCCCTGGATTCTGAACGGTCCGGCCATCCGGCGCAGTTACGCCCTGACCACGCCGGTGCACATCTACGACACGGCGGCGACACTGGCTGCCCTGCTTGACCTGCCGCTGCCACCGCAATGGGATGGCGTGCCCGTGCGCGAGGCATGGGCTTCACCGATCAAGGATACTCGCCCGTGA
- a CDS encoding 6-phosphofructokinase — translation MDKYIGILTAGGDSPGLNAAIRGVGKAAQGAFNMRVIGFRDGFRGMVGDRTVRLEGAALSGILTLGGTILGTSRDKPHRMPVGDKVMDMTDVIVDNYHKHHLDALVCLGGGGTQKNAYRLMKAGLNVITLPKTIDNDVAMTDVTFGFDTALNIATEAIDRLHSTAHSHHRIIVVEVMGHNAGWLALGAGIAGGADVILIPEIPYDVQKVADAILERSRAGKHFSIVATSEGAISREDYEVRQKAEKSAKDNKKNKQAASDDTDPYGAQVAESNTVRLSRQLEKLTGLESRVTILGHVQRGGTPSPADRLLATRLGTACAEFINEGIFGVMVAARGDGVEPVPLEKVAGQRKIVPLDHPWIRTARLVGTNLGD, via the coding sequence ATGGACAAGTACATTGGCATTTTGACTGCCGGGGGCGACAGTCCCGGCCTCAACGCGGCGATTCGGGGCGTCGGCAAGGCCGCCCAGGGTGCCTTCAACATGCGCGTGATCGGTTTCCGCGATGGCTTCCGCGGCATGGTCGGAGACCGCACCGTCCGCCTGGAAGGGGCGGCGCTTTCCGGCATTCTTACGCTCGGCGGAACGATCCTGGGCACCAGCCGCGACAAACCGCACCGCATGCCGGTTGGCGACAAGGTCATGGATATGACCGATGTCATTGTGGACAACTACCACAAGCATCACCTGGACGCGCTTGTCTGCCTTGGCGGCGGCGGTACGCAGAAGAATGCCTACCGCCTGATGAAGGCTGGCCTCAACGTCATCACGTTGCCCAAGACCATTGACAACGATGTCGCCATGACCGATGTCACCTTTGGCTTTGACACAGCGCTCAATATCGCCACTGAAGCTATTGATCGGCTGCACAGCACCGCCCACAGTCACCACCGCATTATCGTTGTCGAAGTGATGGGCCATAATGCCGGCTGGCTGGCGCTCGGCGCCGGGATTGCCGGCGGCGCAGACGTGATCCTGATCCCGGAAATTCCGTACGACGTCCAGAAGGTCGCGGACGCCATCCTGGAGCGCAGCCGGGCGGGCAAGCATTTCAGCATCGTCGCCACCTCCGAAGGCGCCATCTCCAGGGAGGACTATGAGGTTCGCCAGAAGGCAGAAAAGAGCGCCAAGGACAACAAGAAGAACAAGCAAGCGGCTTCCGACGACACCGACCCCTATGGCGCTCAGGTTGCTGAAAGTAATACCGTGCGCCTTTCCCGCCAGTTGGAGAAGCTAACCGGCTTGGAATCGCGGGTGACTATCCTGGGGCATGTCCAGCGCGGCGGCACGCCCTCACCCGCCGACCGCCTGCTGGCTACGCGCCTCGGTACTGCCTGCGCGGAGTTCATCAACGAAGGCATCTTCGGGGTGATGGTTGCTGCCAGAGGCGATGGCGTGGAACCGGTCCCGCTGGAAAAGGTCGCGGGCCAGCGCAAAATCGTGCCGCTGGATCATCCGTGGATTCGAACTGCCCGGCTGGTTGGCACCAACCTGGGGGATTAA
- a CDS encoding DEAD/DEAH box helicase → MRSEFIAVDLETTGLDPLHDAIIEVGLARFRDRQLIDTYETLVNPEREIPPYITNLTGIRQEDILDAPRIRQVLRDIERFVGAAPLVGHNVSFDLGFLRRQDILYSNQLIDTYELAAVLLPTAPRYNLTSLTQQLGIRLTEAHRALPDAIATGELYWALWQRILALPLDTLQEIVTAARSLADDWQAAAPFIAALETRARTAFDESPRPARPASTRPFEGLFKVSGEPWLPPLTPNEKITPLDTGYLAGLLEQDGLLAQRLPGYEHRPEQVRMLRAVANSFNHSQHLLVEAGTGTGKSMAYLIPAIYWALQNNQRVVISTDTINLQEQLLNKDIPLLRAALKLDFQAAVLKGRGNYLCPRRLAAMRRRQPTTVDELRVYAKVLIWLLDSQSGDRNEINLRGPAEIGVWRHLSAEDEGCTLERCQDQMHGACPFYVARRNAEAAHILIVNHALLLADVATGNHVLPPYSYLVIDEAHHLEEATTNGLSFRLDHFTLRRQMAELGGLNSGILGDLLTRARGNIPEPYVAQLTEYVENVEESMKAMEHHVNVFFGVILRFLEQTRLLQPSNYVNQVRITDQVRNEPGFATIRAAWKTLSQFTTGIASAINRLAVALNRLVDYEIDEYEDIINSISSAGRSMEELHFQLLTFTEEPDANRIYWVEVSQDRTRVSLHSAPLHVGPLVEEHIWRAKDAVVLTSATLQTAGSFDFLRERLQAHEVQTLDVGSPFNYRESTLLYLPTDMPEPDDRYRYQEAVEEAIIQLATAMNGRLMALFTSYTQLRQTAQNITARLALGNIAVFDQSDGTSRQALLDGFIQTERAVLLGTRSFWEGVDIPGDDLSALVITRLPFAVPTEPVFAARAETFEDPFNEYAVPDAILRFRQGFGRLIRTKTDRGIVVILDRRVLTKAYGRAFLNSLPSCTEVRKPLDQLAAEAIAWMAR, encoded by the coding sequence ATGCGCAGCGAATTTATTGCGGTTGACCTGGAAACCACCGGCCTGGACCCCCTGCACGATGCGATCATCGAGGTCGGTCTGGCCCGCTTTCGTGATAGACAACTGATCGATACCTACGAAACCCTGGTTAACCCTGAGCGCGAGATACCCCCATACATCACCAACCTGACCGGCATCCGCCAGGAAGACATCCTGGATGCGCCGCGCATCCGCCAGGTTTTGCGTGACATCGAGCGTTTTGTTGGCGCTGCCCCCCTAGTCGGTCATAACGTCAGCTTTGACCTTGGCTTTCTGAGGCGACAGGACATCCTGTACAGCAACCAGCTGATCGACACCTACGAATTGGCCGCTGTCCTGTTGCCCACTGCCCCGCGCTACAACCTCACCAGCCTGACCCAGCAGCTGGGTATCCGCCTGACGGAGGCGCATCGCGCTCTGCCGGATGCCATCGCCACCGGGGAGCTATACTGGGCTTTGTGGCAGCGCATCCTGGCGTTGCCACTGGACACATTGCAGGAAATCGTCACGGCAGCGCGTAGCCTGGCCGACGACTGGCAGGCCGCTGCGCCCTTCATCGCCGCCCTGGAAACACGCGCCCGCACCGCCTTTGACGAATCTCCGCGACCAGCCAGGCCAGCTTCTACGCGGCCTTTCGAGGGTCTTTTCAAAGTTTCCGGCGAACCCTGGCTCCCGCCGCTGACACCAAATGAGAAGATCACCCCGCTGGATACCGGCTACCTGGCCGGCCTGCTGGAGCAAGACGGCCTGCTGGCACAGCGCCTGCCCGGCTATGAGCACCGCCCGGAACAGGTCAGGATGCTGCGCGCCGTGGCCAATTCTTTCAACCACAGCCAGCATCTGCTTGTGGAAGCGGGCACGGGCACGGGCAAGTCGATGGCCTACCTTATCCCGGCCATCTACTGGGCGCTACAGAACAACCAGCGCGTGGTCATCTCCACGGATACAATCAATCTACAGGAGCAGTTGCTCAACAAGGATATCCCTCTGCTACGGGCGGCGCTGAAGCTGGATTTTCAGGCCGCCGTGCTCAAGGGCCGCGGCAACTACCTGTGCCCGCGCCGGCTAGCGGCAATGCGCCGCCGCCAGCCCACCACGGTTGATGAACTGCGCGTTTATGCCAAAGTGTTGATCTGGCTGCTGGATAGCCAGAGCGGCGACCGCAATGAGATCAACCTGCGCGGCCCGGCGGAAATCGGTGTCTGGCGGCATTTGAGCGCGGAGGACGAAGGCTGCACCCTGGAACGCTGCCAGGATCAGATGCACGGCGCGTGTCCCTTTTATGTCGCCCGGCGCAACGCTGAGGCGGCGCACATCCTGATCGTCAACCACGCGCTGCTGCTGGCTGATGTCGCCACCGGCAACCACGTCCTGCCCCCCTACAGCTATCTGGTGATCGACGAAGCCCATCACCTGGAAGAAGCCACCACCAACGGCCTCAGCTTCCGTCTGGATCACTTCACCCTCCGCCGCCAGATGGCCGAACTGGGCGGACTGAACTCCGGCATCCTGGGCGACCTGCTGACCCGCGCCCGCGGCAATATCCCCGAACCTTACGTCGCCCAGTTAACCGAATATGTCGAAAACGTTGAGGAAAGCATGAAGGCGATGGAGCATCACGTCAACGTCTTCTTTGGCGTGATCCTGCGCTTTCTGGAACAAACCAGGCTGCTGCAGCCCAGCAATTATGTGAATCAGGTCCGCATCACCGATCAGGTTCGCAACGAACCCGGCTTCGCCACGATCCGGGCCGCCTGGAAGACCCTGAGCCAGTTCACCACCGGGATCGCCTCTGCCATAAACCGCCTGGCCGTCGCCCTCAACCGGCTGGTGGACTACGAGATCGACGAATACGAAGACATCATCAACAGCATCAGTTCCGCCGGCCGCAGCATGGAGGAGTTGCACTTCCAGCTACTAACGTTCACCGAGGAACCTGACGCTAACCGAATCTACTGGGTCGAGGTCAGCCAGGATCGCACCCGCGTGTCGTTGCACAGCGCCCCGCTGCACGTCGGCCCGCTGGTGGAAGAACATATCTGGCGGGCCAAGGATGCTGTCGTCCTGACCAGCGCCACGCTGCAGACCGCTGGCTCCTTTGATTTCTTGCGGGAGCGCCTGCAGGCACATGAGGTACAGACGCTGGATGTTGGCTCGCCCTTCAACTACCGCGAGTCCACGCTGCTATACCTGCCGACCGATATGCCGGAGCCGGATGATCGCTACCGCTACCAGGAAGCGGTAGAGGAAGCCATTATCCAGCTGGCCACCGCAATGAACGGTCGCCTGATGGCCCTCTTCACCAGTTACACCCAGCTCCGACAGACAGCCCAGAACATCACCGCCCGGCTGGCGCTGGGCAACATTGCCGTCTTTGACCAGAGCGACGGCACCAGCCGCCAGGCCCTGCTTGACGGCTTCATCCAGACGGAACGCGCTGTCCTGCTGGGCACGCGCAGCTTCTGGGAAGGTGTGGATATCCCCGGCGACGACCTGAGCGCCCTGGTGATCACCCGCCTGCCTTTCGCCGTACCGACTGAGCCAGTCTTCGCCGCACGGGCGGAGACCTTTGAGGACCCCTTCAACGAGTACGCCGTGCCCGACGCCATCCTGCGCTTTCGCCAGGGGTTTGGCCGCCTGATCCGCACCAAAACCGATCGCGGCATCGTTGTCATCCTGGATCGTCGCGTGCTGACCAAGGCTTATGGACGCGCCTTCCTGAACTCGTTGCCGTCCTGCACAGAAGTGCGCAAGCCGCTCGACCAGCTGGCCGCTGAAGCGATCGCCTGGATGGCGCGCTGA
- a CDS encoding MFS transporter, giving the protein MTAWRQKLPPWMTLILLGLGLALSLPGDTALYVALPTHTAEAGITLTHVGLMLSANRLIRLFINAPYGMVIERVPRRWMLVPSLLIGGLSYFLYTVPGFWPLLIGRLLWGIAWAGIWIGGSTAVLDIATSRNRGRYSGFYQVFFFVGVGGSAILAGVLVDSIGYLEALRICAWIALGMGLIWLIFLPETRPAVVSNPAPAAEPLASAVMPGTAPSRWMLVVAIALLGVNWLIFIGVLGATLPLLLEERVGQSTIILGILLPLTTLTGVLTAGNQFLSAFVSPFSGWLTDRTGNRWGLVILALLTGVAALALLADGRGNILLAGIILGAIATSILQTQVMTLVGDHAGVNRQGRILGVVNTVGDLGSAIGPLLAYALLPGIGLSGIYWLMGGTLALFLLPGVQIAWREVHTARTPHIQPTSL; this is encoded by the coding sequence GTGACTGCCTGGCGTCAAAAGCTCCCTCCCTGGATGACCCTGATCCTGCTGGGCCTGGGCCTGGCGCTATCGCTGCCCGGCGATACGGCGCTCTACGTGGCCCTGCCTACCCATACGGCTGAGGCTGGCATCACACTGACGCATGTCGGTCTGATGCTATCCGCCAATCGCCTGATCCGCCTGTTCATCAACGCACCTTACGGGATGGTGATCGAGCGCGTCCCACGTCGCTGGATGCTGGTGCCGTCCCTGCTCATCGGCGGGCTGTCCTACTTTCTCTATACCGTGCCGGGCTTCTGGCCGCTGCTCATCGGGCGGCTGCTTTGGGGTATCGCCTGGGCGGGCATCTGGATTGGCGGCAGTACTGCCGTACTGGATATCGCCACCAGCCGCAATCGCGGGCGCTATAGCGGCTTCTACCAGGTTTTCTTCTTTGTCGGCGTCGGCGGCAGCGCCATCCTCGCCGGCGTGCTGGTGGATAGCATCGGCTACCTGGAAGCCCTGCGCATCTGCGCCTGGATCGCACTGGGCATGGGCCTGATCTGGCTGATCTTCCTGCCGGAAACGCGCCCGGCGGTCGTCAGCAACCCGGCTCCAGCGGCGGAACCCCTTGCCTCGGCGGTGATGCCCGGTACAGCGCCATCGCGGTGGATGCTTGTTGTCGCCATCGCCCTGCTCGGCGTCAACTGGCTTATCTTCATCGGCGTGCTGGGCGCCACACTCCCCCTCCTCCTGGAGGAACGAGTCGGCCAGTCGACGATCATCCTGGGCATCCTGCTACCGCTGACCACGCTGACCGGTGTCCTGACGGCCGGCAACCAGTTCCTGAGCGCGTTCGTGTCGCCCTTCTCTGGCTGGCTGACTGATCGCACCGGCAACCGCTGGGGACTGGTCATCCTGGCGCTGCTGACGGGCGTGGCTGCGCTGGCGCTGCTGGCTGATGGCCGGGGCAACATCCTGCTGGCGGGTATCATTCTGGGAGCGATCGCCACCAGCATCCTGCAAACTCAGGTTATGACCCTGGTTGGCGATCACGCTGGCGTGAACCGCCAGGGGCGCATTCTGGGCGTGGTCAACACCGTCGGCGACCTAGGCAGCGCCATCGGCCCCCTGCTGGCCTATGCCCTGCTGCCGGGAATCGGGTTGAGCGGCATCTACTGGCTGATGGGGGGCACCCTGGCGCTCTTTCTGCTGCCCGGTGTGCAAATTGCCTGGCGGGAGGTTCATACAGCCCGTACGCCCCATATTCAGCCGACCTCTCTCTGA
- a CDS encoding YebC/PmpR family DNA-binding transcriptional regulator — protein sequence MSGHSKWSTIKRKKGAEDAKRGKIFTRLAREITMAARNGGDPDSNPALRLAVDKARAANMPKDNILRAIARGTGEGDDATNLEEVTYEGYGPHGVAVLVDVVTDNKNRTLAEVKHVFSRSGGSLASQGSVTWQFEQKGLISLSSEGVDFDELFLVAAEAGAEDVQNDGESIAIYTPRDSLAEVARALRDNGYTIEDSELTWVAKNEIALDKESTLRVMAMIEKLEELDDVQHVSSNLEISDEALEALTAA from the coding sequence ATGTCCGGTCACAGCAAATGGTCAACCATCAAACGCAAGAAAGGCGCAGAAGACGCCAAGCGTGGCAAGATCTTCACCCGCTTGGCGCGTGAGATCACTATGGCCGCTCGGAACGGCGGCGACCCGGATTCAAACCCGGCGTTGCGCCTGGCGGTAGACAAGGCGCGGGCCGCCAATATGCCCAAGGATAACATCCTGCGGGCCATCGCCCGGGGCACCGGCGAAGGCGATGACGCGACTAACCTGGAGGAAGTCACCTACGAAGGGTATGGCCCGCATGGCGTGGCAGTGCTGGTCGATGTCGTCACCGACAACAAGAACCGCACTCTGGCCGAAGTGAAGCATGTGTTCAGTCGTTCCGGCGGCAGTCTGGCTTCTCAGGGTTCCGTAACCTGGCAATTTGAGCAGAAGGGCCTGATCTCGCTTTCCTCCGAAGGCGTGGACTTTGATGAGCTCTTCCTGGTTGCGGCTGAGGCCGGCGCGGAAGATGTCCAGAACGATGGTGAGAGTATCGCCATCTACACGCCCCGCGATTCGCTGGCCGAAGTCGCCAGGGCGCTGCGCGATAACGGCTACACAATTGAGGATTCCGAACTGACCTGGGTTGCTAAAAACGAGATCGCGCTGGACAAGGAATCCACGCTGCGGGTCATGGCTATGATCGAAAAGCTGGAGGAACTGGATGATGTCCAGCATGTGTCCTCCAACCTGGAGATTAGCGACGAGGCGCTGGAAGCGCTGACGGCGGCCTGA
- the thyX gene encoding FAD-dependent thymidylate synthase has protein sequence MSEHALIGRRVSVLDKGWIELVDLMPHPDAGVSGDLAIVNAARVSFLGESKGDARDKALLFYLMRHRHTSPFEMVEFKFRVRAPLVTWWQWVRHRTWSFNAQSGRYTPFREEDFYMPEVWRRQAEDNKQASAGELTGPEGEVLSHDLAAFYAEGYRLYEQALQMGVAREMARLFLPGFAVYYTWVAKVDAHNLMHFLHLRMADDAQYEIRVYARAIYEHFFKPALPWTAEAFERYILNPAG, from the coding sequence ATGAGCGAGCACGCCCTCATCGGACGACGGGTAAGTGTTCTGGATAAAGGCTGGATTGAACTGGTGGATCTGATGCCTCACCCGGATGCGGGCGTCTCCGGCGATCTGGCGATCGTCAACGCTGCCCGTGTCTCGTTCCTGGGCGAAAGCAAAGGCGATGCGCGCGACAAGGCCCTGCTCTTCTACCTGATGCGTCACCGCCACACCAGCCCCTTTGAGATGGTCGAGTTCAAATTCCGCGTGCGTGCGCCGCTGGTCACCTGGTGGCAATGGGTGCGTCACCGCACCTGGAGCTTCAACGCGCAATCCGGGCGCTACACCCCTTTCAGAGAAGAGGACTTCTACATGCCAGAGGTCTGGCGGCGGCAGGCGGAGGACAACAAGCAGGCCAGCGCCGGCGAACTGACCGGCCCGGAAGGCGAAGTTCTGAGCCATGATCTGGCCGCCTTTTACGCTGAAGGCTACCGCCTCTATGAGCAGGCCCTGCAAATGGGCGTGGCGCGGGAGATGGCCCGGCTGTTCCTGCCGGGTTTTGCCGTATATTACACCTGGGTGGCCAAGGTTGATGCCCATAACCTGATGCATTTTCTGCATCTGCGCATGGCCGATGACGCCCAGTACGAAATCCGCGTCTATGCGCGGGCGATCTACGAGCATTTCTTCAAGCCCGCCCTGCCCTGGACGGCTGAAGCATTTGAGCGATATATCCTGAACCCCGCTGGGTGA